GACCAGCAAGCCTCTCTGTATGGGCACGGCTGTCGAAGTGAAGGTGACGCGAAGATTACCTTCGGTACAGGCGCTTTTGCGCTTGCGTTGACCGGCGACCAGATCATTCGCGCGCCCGATAAAGGCCTGTTGGCCACCATCGCCTGGAAAATCAACGGCAAGGCAACCTACGCCATGGACGGTGGTGTGTACGACGCCAGTGCTGCCGTGGAATGGGCGGGGCGGCTGGGCCTGTTTTCCGACTTTTCGCAGCTGGCAGCGTTCGACGAGCCGCCGGCGATCTCCCGACAGTTGGCGTTTGTGCCGGCCTTATCGGGCCTGGCCTGCCCGCACTGGGACCGCAGTGCCGCCGCACTCTGGGTTGGAATGAATGGCAGTACCACACGCCAGGACATGTGCCAGGCCGTGCTGGAAGGCGTTGCGTTAAGAAGCGTCGAAGTGATCACCGCGATGGATGGGTTTCTTACCGTCACCGATCGCTTGTCCATTGATGGCGGGTTGGCGCGCAGCCCTTACTTCGCGCAGTTTCTGGCCGACGCGCTGCAACGGTGCATTGTGACCCAGCGCTTTGATGAACTGACTTCTTTCGGCTGTGCGGCACTGGCGGCCCAAGGCATGGGTATCGAGTTAACGCCACCCCGTGACACCCGTACCCAGTTCAGGCCGAAAGTCAGCGCCGCACAAGCGCTTGAATGGCGCAATACGTTTGCAGAGGCGGTTAAACGCTGCAGAGACTGGCGTTAGCTGATCGCAAGTGCGCCGCTGGCAGTCGAGCAGAAGTTCCGTAAGTTCTTTTGCTCAGTTAAAGCCTGCCCGCAGCGCGTCTGTTTGACTGTTTGAACGCTGAGGAAAGTGCAATTCCACAGTGCAAAAACAGTCTGGCATGTGAAGTGCGTTTAATAAAAGCGACTCCCACTCTTCGCCCATCAAGTGCGAAACAGGGGGAGTCTGTTCGCGGTGCATACTCCAGGAGACATTAAATGTCTGAATATAAAAAGGCAGGCGCGCAGGCGCACGGCTCAAGCACAACAGTGGGCGAAGACGGCTACCAGGCTCAATTCGAAAGAACATTGGGAAAGTTTGAATCTTTTGCGGTGGCTTTCTCATTCATATCCATTACAACCGGCTTGTTCGCCACTTACGGAAGTCTGTTGATTTCAAGTGGCCCCGTGGGTATTTGGACCTGGCCAATCGTGACACTGGGAACACTTTTGGTGGCGTTGGTGTTCGGCCTGCTTGCCAGCAAGATTCCATTGTCGGGTTTCAGCTATCAGTGGGCGAGCCGCCTGGTCAACCCGGTATTGGGGTGGTGGTTCGGTTGGGCGAGTTTTGCGTTTCTGGCGATTGTCGCGGTGGCGGTCGATTACAGCCTTGCGCAGGTGGCGTTGTTCCCACTGCTGGGCTGGGACTACACAGCCGCCGCCGGGGCATCTACCACCGTCGCCTTGTTAGTGGTGCAGATGCTGCTGATCATCTGGTCTACGCCTATCTTGACCAGGATCAACAACATGGCCGTCGGCGCGGAAGTGCTCGCGGTGTTTGGCTTGATCGTGGCGATTGGCGTGGCGGTGGCGTTCTTTGGTAAAGGCAATGCCTCAAACCTGGTCTCGACCGGCGTCATTCACAGTGACAATTACTTTGGTTGGCTCGGGCCCTTCATGCTGTCCGGGTTGCTCGGCGCCTTCACGCTGGTGGGTTGGGAGTCGGCGGCAAACCTCGCTGAAGAAACACACAACCCCAAGCAAGTGGTTCCGCGCGCCATGGTTAACGCGATACTGGTCAGTGGCGTACTCGGCACGCTGTTCCTGATCGTCGTCAGCCTGGGGCTTGGGGATCATGTGGAGGAGCTGACCAAAAGCTCCGCCCCCGTTGCGGACGTGATCCGTATGACCTTGGGAGAGGTGTTCAGCAAGGTAGTGCTCGTGGTGGTGTGCATCGCGATTTTCGCCTGCGGCCTCGTGATCATGACCAGCAATAGCCGCCTGATTCATGCGATGGCGCGCGATGGGCGTTTGCCCTTTTCTGAAAAACTCAGCGTGGTGCCTCGCCCTACAGGCGGCCCGCTATGGGCAACTGTGCTGGCCGGCGTCGTTTCGATTGCCATCGTCTTGAGCTTCTACACCAGCCCCGACGCGTTGACCCAACTACTGGGCGCAGCCACCCTGTTTCCTGCCTTGCTCTACAGCGGCACTGTGTTGCTATACATCTTTACCCGCCACAAACACGTCCATCACCCCGACGATTTCACGCTTGGGAAGTGGGAGTGGCCGGTGGTTGTCGGCGCGTGTATCTGGCTGTTCGTAGAGATGTGCGTGTTCATCATTCCGTCTGATTTTCGCGTGGCGCAACTGTATGTACTGGCGTCCATGGGCATCGGTGCACTGGTTTTCCTGTCGGTCTGGATGAACCGTCGCAAGCAGCTTGAACGCATGCCGGTGCTGGGCGCCTATCTTTAACCCACCGCGCTCACTGCGCGGGCGCCGGGTGGGCCCATAGCCCACCCGGTCAGCCTCATTGCCATTCCGAGCGACTGATTGGCGGCGCTTCATGCACCTCCACATGCGCCTCTGCCAGGGCTTTGGCGAGTTCGCCCATGGGCTTTCGATCAATGATCAGTCGGTCGATTCGCTCCAGCGGGAACACCTGGAACAGCGCACGCTTGCCCATTTTCGATGAGTCTGCAATCACCGTGAGATAACGCGTGCGGGCAATCATTGCGCGGGTGATTTCAGCTTCCTCGATGGAAAAGTCAAACGCGCCATCCGCGCTCAAGGCACCGATCGTCACCACCGCATGTTCAGCATTGAACCTGGCGATTTGCTCCATGGCCAACGCGCCGATGTTCTGTTCCGACTCCGGCCGATATTCCCCGCCGATCACAAACACCCGGTTGCCGCTGGCCCCAATGCTCGCGGCAATCAGCAGGGAGTTGGTGATCACTGTGATGCGACTGAGCCTGGCCAGTTCGCGCGCAAAAAACAGCGTCGTGGTGCCGGTGTCGATCAAGATACTGTCGCCCGGCGCATACAGCCCCGCGGCATACCTGGCAACGGCTCGCTTCTCTGGCGAGTACTCATTCATCCGAGTCTGGAAGGCATTTTCATGCTCCCCGCTCGGTGGAAGGGATGCGCCGCCGTGAAATTTGGTGACCTGGCCTTCTTCGGATAGAACCGTCAGGTCCCTGCGAATCGTTTCCTGCGAGGTGCTGAGGGTGCGAGCCAATTCATCGACTGAAATTCGCTCGCGCTGTCGCAGCAATTCAAGAATATGTTGGCGTCGTTCTGTAGGGCGCATGTGTCGTCCTCGGGTGCTACACGAAGTGCTGTATTGGGGCGCATCCCTGTTACCTGGGAACACAAATGGAGCGATGGTAACGCGACGGGTGCCGCCTCTGCGAAACCACAGGCAATGGGCCGTGGCATTCAGGCACAGCGGCCTCGCCCCGTGCCCACTGCACTGCAAGGCTGCCCTGCAGAATACGCCGCAGAAATGACCGATTCCAGTGGGTTTGTCATTCAAAACCACATCAAAACAACGAATGGCATATGAAGTGTTTGTAATACGCTGAGAAACGGCAGGGCAGGTACGCGTCCACCGTGGACTTATGAAAGCAGTCATTAAACCGGGCGTCTGTGCGCAGGCAACCCTTGGCGATCATTTAGCTTTTATCGCCCACTTCCAGCCGACGCTGATCATGCCGATTTTGCTGGCCAAAGCTGTTCGGCGGGCTGCTCGCCGTTGGCGCCGCTATCAAACAATCCATCACTTGGAAGGGGTAGAAACCTTCCATTTCAACGAGGTAAACATGCGAAAGATTTTTCTAGCCTGCCCGTATAGCCACGCCGATGCTTCGGTAACCCATGAGCGATTTATTGCGTGCAACAAAGTCGCGGCAACCCTCGTTGAGTCTGGCAACGCAGTGTTCAGCCAGGTCTCCATGTCCCATCCGATCAACCTTGCCTTTGAAGGCAAAGACAGCGCAGCTGTCGGCAAGCTTTGGGCACCGGTCGATGCGTTTTTCATGGAAGCATTGGAAGAACTGATTGTTCTCGACCTGCCCGGTTGGGACCTGAGTTCCGGGATCAAACGCGAAATAGAGTTCTTCAAAAGTCGCGGTCGCCGGGTGAGCCTCTGGTCTGAAGTGGCGTCGCAGTTCAACTGAGGCGAAAAGGGCAGGCCCGCCAGCGCGTGGTCGGCGGTCACCCTCACTAATGTCATGAAATGGCACGCCCTGGCGCCTTTGGTTGTGGCCGGTTTTTCACAAACCCGCACAATTGCCTGCAAATAATCAGATCAATCGCCGGTGCTTGCTCCACCGCCCGGCGATTCTGGAGGCAGGCAGATGAAACTCGACGCGAGCATAGCAGCAGTGGTCACCGGGGGCGCCTCGGGGTTGGGTGAGGCGGTAGTGCGCAGGTTGGCTGCGGCCGGTGTGAAAGTGACCATTTTCGATATGAATGCCGAGCGTGGGCAGCAGGTCGCGTGGGACGTCGATGGGCTGTTTTGCCAGGTCGACGTGCAGTCGGATGAGTCGGTGGACCAAGGGTTTTCCGCCGCCCGCGAGGCCCATGGCCAGGAGCGCATTCTGGTGAACTGTGCGGGTATTTCCAAAGGCGCCAAGACCGCTGGCCGCGACCGCGCCACGGGCGTGATCAAAGCCTTCCCGAGTGCCGATTTCGACCGCGTGATTCAAATCAACCTGGTCGGCAGTTTTCGCTGCTTGTCGCGCTCCGCCGCCGGCATGCTCAGTCTTGAGCCTCTGGCCCATGGTGAGCGCGGGGTCATCGTCAACACCGCAAGCGTAGCGGCCCAGGACGGCCAGGTCGGTCAGTCGGCCTATTCCGCGTCCAAAGCCGGGGTGGTCGGCATGACGTTGCCGATCGCTCGCGACCTGGCGGGTGAGGGCGTGCGCATCAACTGCATCCTGCCGGGCCTGTTTGCCACGCCGATGATGGCGGGCCTGCCTGACACCGTGCAGCAGTCCCTGGCAGCCTCGGTACCGTTCCCCCATCGCTTGGGCCTGCCTGAAGAATACGCCGACCTCGCGACGTTCCTGATCACCAACAGCTACATGAACGGTGAATCGGTGCGCCTTGATGGTGCCATTCGTCTTGCACCTCGCTGATCCCGGAGCTTCCATGACTTGTGCTTATATCTTTGACGCCGTGCGCACCCCGCGCGGTCGCGGGCGGCCGGACGGTGCGCTGCATGAGGTGACGTCCCTGGCCCTGGCAGTGCAGGTGCTGCAAGCCATCCGTGAACGTAACCACCTGGACACCACCTGGGTCGATGACGTGATTCTTGGCTGCGTGATGCCGGTGGGCGAACAGGGCAGCGACATCGCGCGCATTGCGGCGCTGGTCGCAGGCTACGCGCAGAGTGTGCCGGGGGTGAGCATCAACCGGTTCTGCGCCTCGGGCCTTGAGGCGTGCAATATGGCTGCGGGCAAAGTACTCAGCGGCGAGGCACGCATGGTGGTGGCCGGCGGTGTGGAGTCGATGTCGCGGGTGGCGTTGGGTGCCGATGGTGGTGCGATGCTGGTCGATCCCAGCTTTGCCTTCGATCACTACTACGCGCCCCAAGGCATTGGCGCCGACCTTATCGCCACCTTGTTCGGCTACAGCCGCGAGGCCGTGGATAGCTACGCCGTTGAAAGCCAGCGCCGCGCCGCGCGTGCCTGGGAGCAAGGGCGCTTCGCCAGGTCGATCGTGCCGGTGCTGGACCAGAGCGGCATCGTGCTGCTGGATCGCGATGAACATATGCGCCCACAAACCACCGTGCAGTCCCTGGCCGGGCTCAAGCCGGCATTCGCCAAGCAGGGCGAGTCCGGTTACGACAGCGCCGCGCTCGCACGCTACCCGATGGTCGAGCAGATCAACCACGTTCACCACGGCGGCAACTCGTCTGGCGTGGTGGACGGCGCCTCAGCCGTGTTGATCGGCTCCAAAGCCGCCGGCGAAGCATTGGGTCTTAAGCCTCGTGCACGCATCAAGGGCATGGTTTCGGTAGGTTCCGAGCCGACCATCATGCTCACCGGCCCGGCCATTGCCACGCGCAAAGTGCTTGATCGCCTGGGCATGACCACCGCTGACATCGACCTGTTTGAACTCAACGAAGCGTTTGCCGCTGTGGTGCTGCGCTACTTGCAGGTGCTCGACCTGGACCCGGCCAAGGTCAACGTCAACGGCGGTGCGATTGCCATGGGGCACCCGCTGGGGGCCACCGGCGCGATGATTCTGGGCACCGCCCTGGACGAGCTGGAGCGCACCGGCCAGGGAACCGCACTGGTCAACCTGTGCGTGGGTGCCGGCATGGGCACCGCTACCGTCATCGAGCGGGTTTGAGGAGCGATATGAACAATTTTTCCATCACGATCGACGCCGAGGGTGTCGCGCTGATTACCTTCGATGTGCCCGGCAAGGGCATGAATGTGATCAGCTTTGAAGTGCAGCGCGAGTTCGGCGAGCTGGTCGAAACGCTGCGCAGCAACCCCAAAATCCGCGGGGCGGTGCTGGTCTCGGGCAAAGCCAGCGGTTTTTGCGCGGGGGCCGATTTGCCGGAAATCGTCGGTTATTTTGACCTGTGGCGAGCGGCCCGAAGCCAGGCAGAACTGCGCACTGCGTTGGCCGAAAGCGCCAGTTGGTCGCGGCACCTGCGCGCCCTGGAAACCTGCGGCAAACCCGTCGCGGTGGCCATCACAGGCCTGGCCCTGGGCGGCGGGCTGGAATTGGTGCTCGCCTGCCATTACCGGGTGGCGGTGGACGACCCCAAGCTGCGCCTGGCTTTTCCGGAAGTCGGCGTAGGCCTGTTGCCCGGTGCCGGTGGCACGCAGCGCCTGACCCGCTTGCTCGGCGTGAGCGCGGTACTGCCCCACTTGCTGGAGGGCACACCGATTGCACCCGCCGAGGCGCTGGCGACCGGCGTGGTACACGCCTTGCTGCCCGCCGATCAACTGCTGCAAACGGCACGGCGCTGGGTACTCGAACACCCGGATGCCCAGGCGAGCTGGGACCAGGCCAATTTCCAGTTGCCCGCGGGCGCTGTGCATTCGGCCCAGGGTTATCGGTATTTCGGCCCGGCCCTGGCGGCGCGTCTTGGCACGGCGGGTGAGCACTACCCGGCAGTCGCCAATATCCTTAAATGCGTCTACGAAGGCGCTCAAGTACCGATAGACGCAGGGTTGCGCATTGAATCGCGCTACTTTTTCAACACCGTGCGTTCGCCGCAGGCCAAGGCCATCGCGCGCACCCAATTCATATCGCGCCAGGCCCTGGCCAAGCGTGAAAGCCGCGAAAACCTCAGTGACTACCTCAGTCAATTGCGCCATGCCGTCGCGGCGGAGCAACGGGCGATGAAAGAGGAAGGGGTGTCGCCCACGCTGGTTGCCAGCCTGTCCCGGCGCAATGCGCTGAACGCAGAGGCCGAGTGCCCTTCAGGCGCTGTTGAGCCAAGCGTGGAGGACGTGGATTTTGCCGCGATTGCCGAACTGGAGCGGCGGTTGCTCTACACCCAGGCGTTGACCGCCGTACGTTGCCTGGACAACCACGTGGTCGAGGACCCGCTGGAGGCCGACTGCGGCGCTGTGGCGGCAGGCTTCCCGGTATGGAGCGGCGGGCCGGTTTCATACATTGAGGTGCAAGGCCTGGACGCCTTTGTTGCCGAGGCCGACCGCTTGGCCAGCCGTTTCCCGCAGCGCTTCAGTGTGCCCCACAGCTTGCGTGAACGGGCCGCCGCCAAGCGTGGTTTCTATTCCTGATCCTTAGTGCATCGAGGCAACACATGGCCATTGTTATTGTTGAAAACCGTGCAGGCGAACACATGACCCTGCAAGCGCAAAACGCACAGAGCCTGATGGACATCATGCGGTCCGGCGGCGTCGACGACATCCTCGCGTTGTGCGGTGGCACCTGCTCCTGCGCTACCTGCCATGTGATCGTCGATCCCGCTTTTGCCGATCGGCTGGCGCCCATGGGCGACGACGAAAATGACCTGCTCGACAGTTCCGACCACCGCACCGCGACTTCGCGCCTGTCCTGCCAGGTGATCTTCCGGGAAGACATGGATGGCCTGCGCGTCACCATCGCGCCGGAAGACTGATACCGCCTGCCGGGTTTGCGTTGACGCCGATAAGAACAACAAGAGGACCACACCATGCACAAAGACGTCGTGATCGTCGGTGCCGGCCATGCCGGTGCCCAAGCGGCCAGCCTGTTGCGCCAGCAGGGTTTCGAAGGCTCCATTGCGCTGATCGGGGAGGAGCATGAGCTGCCTTATGAGCGTCCGCCATTGTCCAAGGAATACCTGGCAGGCGAAAAAAGCTTTGATCACCTGTTGCTGCGCCCGGCGAGTTTCTGGAACGAAAAACATATCGATCTGCGCTTGGCCCAGCGTGTTGTGGGCGTCGATGCCCGAGCGCATCGGCTGACGCTGGACAGCGGCGCCCAGCTTGATTATGGCCAGCTCATCTGGGCTACCGGCGGCGCACCACGGCGCCTCAGTTGCCCGGGTCACGACCTGCAGGGCGTGCATTCAGTGCGTAACCGAGCCGATGTCGACCGCATGATCCACGAGCTGCCCGCCATGCAGCGGGTGCTGGTGATCGGCGGTGGCTATATCGGGCTGGAAGCCGCGGCGGTCTTGAGCAAACTGGGCAAGTCGGTGACCGTACTCGAAGCCCAGGACCGGGTCTTGGCACGTGTGGCCGGGGAAGCGCTGTCGCGTTTCTACGAAACTGAGCATCGGGCCAATGGTGTGGAGGTTCGCCTCAACGTGTTGGTCGATCATTTGGTCGGGGAGGGCGGCAAGGTCGTCGGCGTGGCCCTGGCGGACGGTAGCGTGCTGCAAGCCGATATGGTCATTGTCGGCATCGGTATCGTGCCGGCCATTGCGCCGTTGCTGGAAGCCGGCCTGCAAGACTGCAACGGTGTGCAAGTGGACGCATTTTGCCGCGCGGCGCTGCCGGATGTGTTTGCCATCGGCGACTGCGCCGCGCACCTCAACCCCTATTGTGCGGTTCAGACCCCGATTCGCCTGGAGTCGGTACAAAACGCGAATGATCAGGCCAAGGTGGTCTCACGGTTTATCACCGGCCAGGCGCAAGCCTACGATGCGGTGCCGTGGTTCTGGTCCGACCAGTACGACCTGAAACTGCAAACCGTCGGCCTGTCCCTGGGCTACGACCAGACGGTGCTGCGCGGCGACCCTGCCACCCGCAGCTTCAGTGTGGTGTACCTCAGGCAAGGCCGGGTACTGGCCCTGGACTGCGTGAACCAGGTACGCGATTACGTGCAGGGCAAAGCGCTGGTCAAGGCAGGTTTCGCCCCCGACCTGGTTGCGCTGGCTGACGCCGACCTGCCGCTTAAGGCTGTGCCTGGCGTGGCGGCAGTGGTGCAGGAGTCCGCCCCATGAGCCCTGCACCAGTACGCCTGGACATTACGCGGGGCATCGCCAACCTGACGTTTGATCGGCCTGAGGCACTCAACGCCATCAACGTCGAAATGGCCCAGACTCTGTTGGCGCTCTGCGAGCAACTGCAGGGGCGTGAAGAGGTGCGCGTGATCGTACTCAGCGGCGCGGGCCGTGCCTTTATGGCCGGCGGCGACCTTGCGGCATTCGACGCCAGCGACGCCCCGGCTGAACTGGCCTCGGCGATCATCGAGCCGCTGCATGCCGCCCTCAGGCTGCTGGCACACATGCCCCAAGTGGTCATCGGCAGCGTGCACGGGCCGGTATCCGGTGCAGGCATGAGCCTGGCCCTGGGTTGCGACCTGACCATCGCCGCGAGCAACACACGGTTTTGCCTGGCCTATAGCGCCATCGCTACCAGCCCCGATGGCGGGGGGTCCTGGCATTTGCTGCGGCAGCTGGGACGCCAGCGCGCGCTGCAACTGGCCCTGTGCAATAACGTGTTGAGTGCCAACGAAGCGCTGGCCCTGGGGCTGATCGCAAGCGTGGTGTCTGCAGGCTCGTTGCACGAAGACACGCAGTGTCTTGCGCGCAAGCTGGCCTGCGGGCCCACCTTCGCCTACGGCCAGATAAAGCAGTTGCTGCGCCAGGCCGCCGACCACACGTTGGAGCAGCAATTGGAGGCCGAGCACCAGGCCTTTCGTGCCTGCGCCGGCACAGCGGATTTTCGCGAAGGTGTCGCAGCGTTTTTTGCCAAGCGCAAGGCGATATACAGCCACAGCTGATGCGTGACATTCCTTTGGTTTGACGCGGTAAAGCGAGCGTCATCGGGCCGATTCAGTGCTGACTGAATCGGCATTTTTTTGTCCGGCGTTTGTTCGTGCTGCAGCGGTCGCGGTTTTTGGCACGAAATGCTTCGCAGGCTCCAGCGTTGCCATCGCTGCGAGCCGGCCGACAGGCCAACAATTGGTCAACAGCCTCCCATTCGCCGGCCAGCCACGAATGGCGATAAATCTAAAAATGGGCAAGTGACGACTTATGACCACACGCGATGTTCTCTCTACCGACCGCACCGAATTCAAACCGGCGATCAGCGCTGGCGTGGTGCCCGCCGGCCTTCTTCAACAGCTGCATGCGGTGGTCGGTGAGGGCGGCATGCTCACGGGCGAAGACGTCAGTTCACGCCATCCGGGTGTGTTCATGGCACGCATCGAGGCAGATGCCATCCTGCGCCCCACGACCTCGGAGCAAGTGTCGCAAATCCTTGCCTTGTGCAACGCCGCTCGCCAGCCGGTGGTGGTGCAGGGCGGGATGTCCGGCTGGGTGCGGGCCACGCAGACTCGGCCGGGTGATGTGGTGGTGTCGCTGGAACGGATGAACCGTATCGAACACATTGACCTGGAGAACCGCACCGCCACGGTCCAGGCCGGGGTGATCCTGGAAACCTTGCAGGATCACGTGCAGCCTTCAGGCCTGAGCTTTGCCCTCGACTTGGGTGGGCGCGGGTCCTGCCAGTTGGGCGGTAACGCGGCGACCAACGCCGGCGGTGTGCGGGTGATTCGCTACGGAATGATGCGCGAGCAGATCCTTGGTATGGAAGTGGTGTTGGCCGATGGGCGCATCGTTTCGTCGCTCAACCGCATGCTCAAAAACAACACGGGGTATGACCTCAAGCAGCTGTTTATCGGCAGCGAAGGCACCCTGGGCGTGATTACCCGCCTGGTGTTGCGCCTGCGCGAATTGCCCTCGAGCAGCAACACGGCGATGGTCTGTGCTTCGCGTTTCGAGCAGTTGGCAAAACTGCTGCGGCACATGGATGGCGCCCTCGGGGGGCAGCTCAGTGCCTTCGAGATGATCGACAATAATTTTTACCGGGTGAATACCCGGCCCGGCCGCCATCAACCGCCGTTGCCGGTGGACAAGCCGTATTACGCGATCATCGAGACCCTCGGCGCCGACCAGCCGCGGGACACCGAACTGTTTGAAAAGGCCCTGGAAGCAGGTATCGAGAAAGGCCTGATCGACGACGCGGTCATCGCCCGTTCGGAGCGCGAGAAGCTATCGATCTGGGAAATCCGCGAAGACCTTGAGCATCTGGTCAAGGATTTTCGCCCCTTCTACGCTTTTGATATTTCCCTGCCGGTGGGTGACATGGAGGCCTATATGGCCCAGGTCACCGCGCGCTTGCACCAGCGCTGGCCCGAGGGCTTGATCGCGTTTCTGGGGCACGTCGGCGACGGCAACCTGCATATTGCGATTGGCGCCGGCACCGACGATGAGCGTGAACCGGTGGAGGCCTGCGTCTATGAGCCACTGGCCGCGTACCAGGGGTCGGTGTCGGCCGAGCATGGGATCGGCCTGGAGAAAAAACACTGGTTCCCCATCAGCCGCACGCCTATCGAGCGCGCGTTGATGCAGAACCTGAAAGACCTGCTCGATCCCAACGGCATCCTCAATCCCGGCAAAATCTTCGACACCGAGCCTGGTTCGGCGGCGGGCGAGCAAGCGCCATGACTCGCCTCCAACCCTTGCGCCTGCACGGTTACGCCGTCAGCAACTACTTCAATATTGCCCACGCCGCGTTGATCGAGACCGCAACGCCGTTTGAACTGGTGACTACCCGGGCCAGCCAGCAGGCGGAGTTCCTGGCAATCAGCCCAATGGGCAAAATTCCGCTGCTGCACACCCCGGCCGGCTGGATCGGCGAGACCGTGGCGATCCTGGGCTATATCGAAGACTGCCTGCCAATCCCGACCTTGCACGCTGCCGATCCGTTCCAGCGTGCCCGTGAGCGCCAGGTCATCAACGTGGTGCAGTTGTATGTCGAGGCACCCGTACGTTCATTGTTCCCCGGCGTATTCATGGGCGCCAATAACAGCCCCGTGAGCGTTGCGGCAGCACGTATCACCCTCGACCGAGCCGTCGTTGCCTTGCGCCACCTCGTCGCCCCGGGGCCGTTTCTGATGGGCCCGGCCCTCAGCTATGCCGACCTGTTCGCGTTCTATTGCCTGGACATCGCCGAGCGCGTCTGTGGCTTCGTCTACCGCCGCTCGATTCTTGCCGAACTGGGCTTGCAAGGCTGGTTCGCACAGATGGCCCAGCGTGACAGCACCCAGACGGTGCTGGCGTTGTTCGAGGACGCCTTCGGGCAATACCTCAAGGAAAAAAATGCGACTTACCGCTTTCGACCTGTGGGTTACCGAACTCGGACCCCAGCCATTGAGCAGCGGCCCGCCTGATACACCCACGATTGAATGGGACATAAAAAATGCGTGACGTGAAGCTTGAGGATAAATACACCGCCGATACCGGCACGGTACTGATGACCGGGACCCAGGCGCTGGTACGCGTGCCGATGCTGCAGCGCGAGCTGGACCGCCGTGCCGGGCTGAATACGGCGGGTTTCATTTCCGGCTATCGCGGCTCACCCCTGGGCTCGTTCGATCTGGAGCTGTGGCGCGTCAAAAAGCTGCTCGACAGCCATGACATTCTGTTCCAGCCCGGCGTCAACGAAGACCTGGCCGCGACCGCCGTGTGGGGCACCCAGATGCTGGCCTCCACGCCGCTGCCGAACAAGGACGGGGTGTTTGCCATCTGGTATGGCAAGGGGCCTGGGGTCGACCGTTCCGGCGACCCGCTCAAGCATGGCAACGTCTGCGGCACCCACCCTCATGGCGGGGTGCTGGTGGTGGCGGGCGATGACCATTCCGGCAAGTCCTCGACCCTGGCGCACCAGAGTGAAGTGGCGCTGATGCACTGCAATATCCCGGTATTTGCCCCGTCGAATGTCGAGGATGTGATTCGCCTGGGTTTGCTGGGCTTTGCCATGTCGCGCTACACCGGCCTGTATACCGGTTTCAAAATGT
This genomic window from Pseudomonas sp. Bout1 contains:
- a CDS encoding 2Fe-2S iron-sulfur cluster-binding protein, encoding MAIVIVENRAGEHMTLQAQNAQSLMDIMRSGGVDDILALCGGTCSCATCHVIVDPAFADRLAPMGDDENDLLDSSDHRTATSRLSCQVIFREDMDGLRVTIAPED
- a CDS encoding NAD(P)/FAD-dependent oxidoreductase encodes the protein MHKDVVIVGAGHAGAQAASLLRQQGFEGSIALIGEEHELPYERPPLSKEYLAGEKSFDHLLLRPASFWNEKHIDLRLAQRVVGVDARAHRLTLDSGAQLDYGQLIWATGGAPRRLSCPGHDLQGVHSVRNRADVDRMIHELPAMQRVLVIGGGYIGLEAAAVLSKLGKSVTVLEAQDRVLARVAGEALSRFYETEHRANGVEVRLNVLVDHLVGEGGKVVGVALADGSVLQADMVIVGIGIVPAIAPLLEAGLQDCNGVQVDAFCRAALPDVFAIGDCAAHLNPYCAVQTPIRLESVQNANDQAKVVSRFITGQAQAYDAVPWFWSDQYDLKLQTVGLSLGYDQTVLRGDPATRSFSVVYLRQGRVLALDCVNQVRDYVQGKALVKAGFAPDLVALADADLPLKAVPGVAAVVQESAP
- a CDS encoding enoyl-CoA hydratase/isomerase family protein, which translates into the protein MSPAPVRLDITRGIANLTFDRPEALNAINVEMAQTLLALCEQLQGREEVRVIVLSGAGRAFMAGGDLAAFDASDAPAELASAIIEPLHAALRLLAHMPQVVIGSVHGPVSGAGMSLALGCDLTIAASNTRFCLAYSAIATSPDGGGSWHLLRQLGRQRALQLALCNNVLSANEALALGLIASVVSAGSLHEDTQCLARKLACGPTFAYGQIKQLLRQAADHTLEQQLEAEHQAFRACAGTADFREGVAAFFAKRKAIYSHS
- a CDS encoding FAD-binding oxidoreductase — translated: MTTRDVLSTDRTEFKPAISAGVVPAGLLQQLHAVVGEGGMLTGEDVSSRHPGVFMARIEADAILRPTTSEQVSQILALCNAARQPVVVQGGMSGWVRATQTRPGDVVVSLERMNRIEHIDLENRTATVQAGVILETLQDHVQPSGLSFALDLGGRGSCQLGGNAATNAGGVRVIRYGMMREQILGMEVVLADGRIVSSLNRMLKNNTGYDLKQLFIGSEGTLGVITRLVLRLRELPSSSNTAMVCASRFEQLAKLLRHMDGALGGQLSAFEMIDNNFYRVNTRPGRHQPPLPVDKPYYAIIETLGADQPRDTELFEKALEAGIEKGLIDDAVIARSEREKLSIWEIREDLEHLVKDFRPFYAFDISLPVGDMEAYMAQVTARLHQRWPEGLIAFLGHVGDGNLHIAIGAGTDDEREPVEACVYEPLAAYQGSVSAEHGIGLEKKHWFPISRTPIERALMQNLKDLLDPNGILNPGKIFDTEPGSAAGEQAP
- a CDS encoding glutathione S-transferase family protein, which codes for MTRLQPLRLHGYAVSNYFNIAHAALIETATPFELVTTRASQQAEFLAISPMGKIPLLHTPAGWIGETVAILGYIEDCLPIPTLHAADPFQRARERQVINVVQLYVEAPVRSLFPGVFMGANNSPVSVAAARITLDRAVVALRHLVAPGPFLMGPALSYADLFAFYCLDIAERVCGFVYRRSILAELGLQGWFAQMAQRDSTQTVLALFEDAFGQYLKEKNATYRFRPVGYRTRTPAIEQRPA